GGAGACTATGAGCGGCAGGATTCCATTCGACTAAACCAACTTCGCTTCTACGACTTCCGCCGGTGTAGGCACATCGAGATCGACACAAAGGTGCTTAGTAGGAGGGTCCCATGAGCCTTTACCTCTCTCGCCTTCTCCTCAACCCACGCTCGCGGCAGGTTATGAGCGAAATGGCGCATCCTTATGAAATGCACCGCACACTGATGCGCGCCTTCCCGAAAGCCACGGAGGATGCCAAGTCGAAAGCGCGTGATGAATTTGGCGTCCTTTTCCGCGCGGAGGCTGATGATCGGCGGGGTGCAGTCAAGGTCTTTGCTCAGTCACGTATGGAACCGAACTGGTCGTTTCTCGATCGGCTGAATGATTACCTGTGCACGGATGGAGAGACGCCCGAATATGAATATAAGGACATCCTGCCGGCATATCGGAGGATTCAAGACGGACAGGTCCTTTCGTTTCGTTTGCGAGCCAATCCGACCAAACGGATCGCGAAACAGGATGACGTCATGAAAGGAAAACGAGTCGAATTGAGACGTGAGGAGGAACAAATCGACTGGCTGATTCGTAAGGGGCAGGGAAGGGAAAAGGGCGTGCCCGGCGGTTTCGATCTTCTCATGAAGAGAGTCGAGTGCATGAACGGCCAAGCGCCGCTGGCGCCGTGCGTCAAGGTCTCCTGTGAAGGAAAGCAGACAGGCCGCAAAAGAGATGTAGTGGGTGGACACTCAACTACGCACTTGGCTGTTCTGTTTGACGGCCTTTTGCGGGTCACGGACACGAATGCCTTCCTGGACACGATCATCCGTGGTATCGGGCCCGGCAAAGCCTTCGGTTTCGGCCTTCTCTCCCTTGCACC
This window of the Deltaproteobacteria bacterium genome carries:
- the cas6e gene encoding type I-E CRISPR-associated protein Cas6/Cse3/CasE; this encodes MSLYLSRLLLNPRSRQVMSEMAHPYEMHRTLMRAFPKATEDAKSKARDEFGVLFRAEADDRRGAVKVFAQSRMEPNWSFLDRLNDYLCTDGETPEYEYKDILPAYRRIQDGQVLSFRLRANPTKRIAKQDDVMKGKRVELRREEEQIDWLIRKGQGREKGVPGGFDLLMKRVECMNGQAPLAPCVKVSCEGKQTGRKRDVVGGHSTTHLAVLFDGLLRVTDTNAFLDTIIRGIGPGKAFGFGLLSLAPVSASRSEDTR